The proteins below come from a single Epinephelus moara isolate mb chromosome 19, YSFRI_EMoa_1.0, whole genome shotgun sequence genomic window:
- the pcbd1 gene encoding pterin-4-alpha-carbinolamine dehydratase yields the protein MAGKIQSLTEEERTHLLPLLRNAQWVEVVGRDAIYKEFIFKDFNQAFGFMSRVALQAEKMDHHPEWFNVYNKVQITLSTHDCGGLSQRDITLATFIDQASLM from the exons ATG GCTGGTAAAATTCAGAGTCTaactgaggaggagaggaccCACCTACTCCCCCTGCTACGCAACGCTCAGTGGGTGGAGGTTGTTGGACGGGATGCAATCTATAaagagtttatttttaaagactttAATCAG GCTTTTGGTTTCATGTCCAGGGTGGCGTTACAAGCAGAGAAGATGGACCATCATCCTGAGTGGTTCAATGTCTATAATAAG GTCCAGATAACTCTCAGCACACATGACTGTGGAGGGCTCTCCCAGCGAGACATCACTTTGGCCACCTTTATTGACCAGGCGTCACTGATGTGA